A region of Lagenorhynchus albirostris chromosome 20, mLagAlb1.1, whole genome shotgun sequence DNA encodes the following proteins:
- the GFAP gene encoding glial fibrillary acidic protein isoform X2 yields the protein MERRRVTSVARRSYVSSSEMGVGGRRLGPGTRLSLARMPPALPARVDFSLAGALNSSFKETRASERAEMMELNDRFASYIEKVRFLEQQNKALAAELNQLRAKEPTKLADVYQAELRELRLRLDQLTANSARLEVERDNLAQDLGTLRQKLQDETNLRLEAENNLAAYRQEADEATLGRLDLERKTESLEEEIRFWRKIHEEEVRELQEQLAQQQVHVEMDVAKPDLTAALREIRTQYEAVASSNIHEAEEWYRSKFADLTDAAARNAELLRQAKHEANDYRRQLQALTCDLESLRGTNESLERQMREQDERHAREAASYLEALARLEEEGQSLKDEMARHLQEYQDLLSVKLALDIEIATYRKLLEGEENRITIPVQTFSNLQIRGGKSTKEGEGHKVTRHLKRLTIQVIPIQAHQIVNGAPAGSALETSLDTNSVTEGHLKRNIVVKTVEMRDGEVIKESKQEHKDVM from the exons ATGGAGAGGAGACGGGTCACCTCAGTGGCTCGCCGCTCCTATGTCTCCTCctcagagatgggggtggggggccgcCGCCTGGGTCCTGGCACCCGCCTGTCCCTGGCTCGAATGCCGCCTGCACTCCCGGCCCGGGTGGACTTCTCCTTGGCCGGGGCGCTCAACTCCAGCTTCAAGGAGACCCGGGCCAGTGAGCGGGCGGAGATGATGGAGCTCAATGACCGCTTCGCCAGCTACATCGAGAAGGTGCGCTTCCTGGAACAGCAGAACAAGGCGCTGGCTGCCGAGCTGAACCAGCTGCGGGCCAAGGAGCCCACCAAGCTTGCCGACGTCTACCAGGCGGAGCTGCGCGAGCTGCGGCTGCGGCTTGACCAACTTACCGCCAACAGCGCCCGGCTCGAGGTGGAGAGGGACAATCTGGCGCAGGACCTGGGCACCCTGAGGCAGAA GCTCCAGGATGAAACCAACCTGAGGCTGGAGGCTGAGAACAACCTGGCTGCCTATCGACAG GAGGCAGATGAAGCCACCCTGGGCCGTCTGGATCTGGAGAGGAAGACTGAGTCTCTGGAGGAGGAAATCCGGTTCTGGAGGAAGATCCATGAGGAG GAGGTGCGGGAGCTCCAGGAGCAGCTGGCTCAGCAGCAGGTCCACGTGGAGATGGATGTAGCCAAGCCCgacctcacagcagccctgagagaGATCCGGACACAGTACGAGGCAGTGGCATCCAGCAACATACATGAGGCGGAGGAGTGGTACCGCTCCAAG TTTGCGGACTTGACGGACGCCGCTGCCCGCAACGCGGAGCTGCTCCGCCAGGCCAAGCACGAGGCCAACGACTACCGGCGCCAGCTGCAGGCCTTAACCTGCGACCTGGAGTCCTTGCGCGGCACG AATGAGTCCCTGGAGAGGCAGATGCGGGAGCAGGACGAGCGCCACGCGCGGGAGGCGGCGAGTTACCTGGAGGCGCTGGCCCGGCTGGAAGAGGAGGGGCAGAGCCTCAAGGACGAGATGGCCCGCCACCTGCAGGAGTACCAGGACCTGCTCAGCGTTAAACTGGCCCTGGACATCGAGATCGCCACCTACAGGAAGCTGCTGGAGGGCGAAGAGAACCG CATCACCATTCCTGTGCAGACCTTCTCCAACCTGCAGATCCGAG GGGGCAAAAGCACCAAAGAAGGGGAAGGTCACAAGGTCACAAGACACCTCAAAAGACTCACAATACAGGTTATACCAATACAGGCTCACCAGATTGTAAATGGAGCCCCCGCCGGCTCGGCTCTCG AAACCAGCCTGGACACCA
- the GFAP gene encoding glial fibrillary acidic protein isoform X1: MERRRVTSVARRSYVSSSEMGVGGRRLGPGTRLSLARMPPALPARVDFSLAGALNSSFKETRASERAEMMELNDRFASYIEKVRFLEQQNKALAAELNQLRAKEPTKLADVYQAELRELRLRLDQLTANSARLEVERDNLAQDLGTLRQKLQDETNLRLEAENNLAAYRQEADEATLGRLDLERKTESLEEEIRFWRKIHEEEVRELQEQLAQQQVHVEMDVAKPDLTAALREIRTQYEAVASSNIHEAEEWYRSKFADLTDAAARNAELLRQAKHEANDYRRQLQALTCDLESLRGTNESLERQMREQDERHAREAASYLEALARLEEEGQSLKDEMARHLQEYQDLLSVKLALDIEIATYRKLLEGEENRITIPVQTFSNLQIRETSLDTNSVTEGHLKRNIVVKTVEMRDGEVIKESKQEHKDVM, from the exons ATGGAGAGGAGACGGGTCACCTCAGTGGCTCGCCGCTCCTATGTCTCCTCctcagagatgggggtggggggccgcCGCCTGGGTCCTGGCACCCGCCTGTCCCTGGCTCGAATGCCGCCTGCACTCCCGGCCCGGGTGGACTTCTCCTTGGCCGGGGCGCTCAACTCCAGCTTCAAGGAGACCCGGGCCAGTGAGCGGGCGGAGATGATGGAGCTCAATGACCGCTTCGCCAGCTACATCGAGAAGGTGCGCTTCCTGGAACAGCAGAACAAGGCGCTGGCTGCCGAGCTGAACCAGCTGCGGGCCAAGGAGCCCACCAAGCTTGCCGACGTCTACCAGGCGGAGCTGCGCGAGCTGCGGCTGCGGCTTGACCAACTTACCGCCAACAGCGCCCGGCTCGAGGTGGAGAGGGACAATCTGGCGCAGGACCTGGGCACCCTGAGGCAGAA GCTCCAGGATGAAACCAACCTGAGGCTGGAGGCTGAGAACAACCTGGCTGCCTATCGACAG GAGGCAGATGAAGCCACCCTGGGCCGTCTGGATCTGGAGAGGAAGACTGAGTCTCTGGAGGAGGAAATCCGGTTCTGGAGGAAGATCCATGAGGAG GAGGTGCGGGAGCTCCAGGAGCAGCTGGCTCAGCAGCAGGTCCACGTGGAGATGGATGTAGCCAAGCCCgacctcacagcagccctgagagaGATCCGGACACAGTACGAGGCAGTGGCATCCAGCAACATACATGAGGCGGAGGAGTGGTACCGCTCCAAG TTTGCGGACTTGACGGACGCCGCTGCCCGCAACGCGGAGCTGCTCCGCCAGGCCAAGCACGAGGCCAACGACTACCGGCGCCAGCTGCAGGCCTTAACCTGCGACCTGGAGTCCTTGCGCGGCACG AATGAGTCCCTGGAGAGGCAGATGCGGGAGCAGGACGAGCGCCACGCGCGGGAGGCGGCGAGTTACCTGGAGGCGCTGGCCCGGCTGGAAGAGGAGGGGCAGAGCCTCAAGGACGAGATGGCCCGCCACCTGCAGGAGTACCAGGACCTGCTCAGCGTTAAACTGGCCCTGGACATCGAGATCGCCACCTACAGGAAGCTGCTGGAGGGCGAAGAGAACCG CATCACCATTCCTGTGCAGACCTTCTCCAACCTGCAGATCCGAG AAACCAGCCTGGACACCA